The genomic segment ATCTCGCCAGTATCCTAATTCCGCTAAAGATGAACGTGGTCGTCTACGTGTGGGTGCGGCCATTGGTGTCACGACGGATACATTACAACGAGCTGAAGCGTTAGTTAACGCTGGTGTGGATGTTATGGTTTTAGATACGGCACATGGGCACTCGGTAGGGGTCATTGAAACGGTAAGGATGTTACGAGAACGTTTTCCGGAAACACAGCTGATTGCGGGAAACGTAGCAACTGCTGAGGCAACTCGTGACTTGATCGAAGCGGGAGCAGATGCAATCAAGGTCGGGATAGGACCAGGATCGATTTGTACTACTCGAGTGGTGGCTGGCATTGGAGTTCCGCAAATCACAGCCGTTATGGATTGCGCTGAAGAAGCAGAAAAATATGGTGTCCCAGTCATTGCTGATGGAGGTATCAAGTTCTCGGGTGACATAGTCAAAGCCTTGGCAGCTGGTGCTCGTATCGTCATGATCGGAAGCCTCTTTGCTGGGACTGAAGAAAGCCCTGGAGATATGGAAATATATCAGGGACGGAGTTTTAAAGTGTACCGAGGGATGGGATCAATCGGAGCGATGAAAGAAGGAAGTCGTGACCGATATTTCCAACAAAAAGATCAAAAACTTGTTCCAGAGGGAATTGAAGGACGTGTCCCCTTTAAAGGACCTGTTGCTGAAACCATTTATCAGATGATCGGAGGTCTCCGAGCGGGAATGGGTTATTGTGGAACACCGAACATTGAGGCGCTTCGAACACAAACTCGCTTCATACGCATTACAGCTGCAGGATTGCGCGAAAGCCATCCCCACGATGTGACAATTACCAAAGAAGCACCAAACTACAGTTAATAATAGATTAGGGAGAGAGTATCACTCTCTCCCTGTTTTGATGGGAGGTAACCATGAATTTCGCTTTTTGGCGCTATCAGCTGTTATTAACTGTGCTCTTTCTTTTTTGGGGCGGTTTCTTTGTTACAGGTGGTGCACTAAATCAAATCGCGTTTAACTTTGCAGTTTTCTACCCGCTTGGGTTTTTAGTGGGATATCGTCCGCAGGTTGAGAATGAGCGCACCGCCTTCCTTGCGGCTCTTTTATTTAACCTTTTGTCCTATGTAGTTGCTCGTGCATCAGCAATCTCAATTCAAAGTTGGATCGTCGTCATAGACTATATGAGCCTCTTTATTTTTCTTAAGGCTGGTCTAATAATTGGTCACCGTGCTCAATCAAAGGAGTGATAATCGTGAGAATTGTTATAGCACCTGACTCTTTTAAGGGCTGCTTAAATGCTTTAAATGTGGCTTATGCAATGCGTAGGGGTGTTCAACGGGTTTACCCTGACAGTGTGATTGAGATGATCCCGATGGCAGATGGGGGCGAAGGTACAGTGGATGCGTTACTTAGCGCGGTACGTGGGATAAGGATTGAGGTCAACTCTACAGACCCGCTAGGGCGCCCTATACGGGCCTGCTATGGCCTTATTGACAATGGAGCGACCGCTATCATCGAAATGGCTGCAGCTTCGGGCTTAACCCTTTTAAGTTCTTGGGAAAGAAACCCCCTACTGACGACCACACAGGGGACTGGTGTACTGATTCGAGATGCTCTCGATCGTGGAGTGAAGAAAATCCTTCTCGGTATAGGTGGAAGTGCGACGAACGATGGAGGAGCCGGGCTGGCGGTCGTATTGGGCGCCAAGCTTTTTGATGCTCAGGGTCAAAAGTTGTCCCAGGGAGGAGCCGCACTTGCCAATCTCGTCACAATTGATTTGTCTGGATTGGACCCTCGTTTGGAGAAGGTTAAGATTGAAG from the Desulfosporosinus sp. Sb-LF genome contains:
- the guaB gene encoding IMP dehydrogenase — protein: MQSNRIIQDAALTFDDVLIVPAKSEVLPRDVDVSTYLTKKIKLNIPLMSAGMDTVTDSRMAISMAREGGIGIIHKNMSIEQQALEVDKVKRSEHGVITDPIFLHPTDSINEALKLMERYRISGVPITVEGKLVGILTNRDLRFEKDFDRMIAEVMTQTNLVTAPVGTTLDHAKEILGQHKIEKLPIVDSEGMLKGLITIKDIEKSRQYPNSAKDERGRLRVGAAIGVTTDTLQRAEALVNAGVDVMVLDTAHGHSVGVIETVRMLRERFPETQLIAGNVATAEATRDLIEAGADAIKVGIGPGSICTTRVVAGIGVPQITAVMDCAEEAEKYGVPVIADGGIKFSGDIVKALAAGARIVMIGSLFAGTEESPGDMEIYQGRSFKVYRGMGSIGAMKEGSRDRYFQQKDQKLVPEGIEGRVPFKGPVAETIYQMIGGLRAGMGYCGTPNIEALRTQTRFIRITAAGLRESHPHDVTITKEAPNYS